In Listeria monocytogenes, the following proteins share a genomic window:
- a CDS encoding KH domain-containing protein → MEELILSIVKPLVDHPEDVVITPEETDTSLTYKLSVSKEDMGRVIGKQGRIAKAIRTLVYAVGSKNDKKIRLEIIE, encoded by the coding sequence ATGGAAGAACTCATTCTCTCAATCGTGAAACCTCTTGTTGACCACCCGGAAGACGTTGTTATCACGCCAGAAGAAACGGATACATCGTTAACCTACAAATTGTCTGTCAGTAAAGAAGACATGGGACGCGTGATTGGTAAGCAAGGTCGTATTGCGAAAGCGATTCGTACACTTGTCTACGCAGTTGGCTCCAAAAACGATAAGAAGATTCGTCTTGAAATTATCGAATAA
- the rpsP gene encoding 30S ribosomal protein S16, with product MAVKIRLKRIGSKKKPFYRIVVADSRFPRDGRSIETIGTYNPLLDPVEVKIDEEATLKWMHNGAKPSDTVRNLLSREGIMEKFHNQKLGK from the coding sequence ATGGCAGTTAAAATTCGTTTAAAACGTATTGGTTCTAAAAAGAAACCTTTCTACCGTATTGTAGTCGCTGATTCTCGTTTCCCACGTGATGGCCGTTCAATCGAAACTATTGGTACTTATAATCCATTACTTGATCCGGTTGAAGTGAAAATCGACGAAGAAGCAACTTTGAAATGGATGCATAATGGTGCAAAACCATCTGATACAGTTCGCAATCTTCTTAGCCGCGAAGGTATCATGGAAAAATTCCATAACCAAAAATTAGGTAAATAA